A window of Phyllopteryx taeniolatus isolate TA_2022b chromosome 19, UOR_Ptae_1.2, whole genome shotgun sequence contains these coding sequences:
- the birc5a gene encoding baculoviral IAP repeat-containing protein 5a: MELFQDEELKMLFYENRLKTYEGWPFDKDCICTPENMAKAGFIHTPSDNSPDIAMCFFCLKELEGWEPDDDPGKEHITHSPSCYFVALKKKEEDLTVEEFFKLMKERKKFEIIKSCNEAINTFKEAAKVKRAEIIKSVMGEE, from the exons ATGGAGCTATTTCAGGACGAAgagttgaaaatgttattttatgaaaataggCTGAAGACTTACGAAGGGTGGCCGTTCGACAAAGACTGCATTTGCACACCCGAAAAC ATGGCAAAGGCTGGCTTCATCCACACACCGTCAGACAACAGCCCGGACATCGCCATGTGCTTCTTTTGCCTTAAAGAGTTGGAAGGCTGGGAGCCCGACGATGACCCGGG AAAAGAGCACATAACCCATTCGCCTTCCTGCTACTTTGTTGCCCTGAAGAAGAAAGAGGAAGATCTGACTGTGGAAGAGTTTTTCAAGCTGATGAAGGAGAGgaagaaatttgaaatt ATAAAATCATGTAACGAGGCCATCAACACATTTAAGGAAGCAGCCAAAGTGAAAAGAGCAGAAATAATCAAGTCAGTAATGGGCGAAGAGTAG